In the Hordeum vulgare subsp. vulgare chromosome 7H, MorexV3_pseudomolecules_assembly, whole genome shotgun sequence genome, one interval contains:
- the LOC123413376 gene encoding dehydration-responsive element-binding protein 2A-like: MAPKKTLKGKSGFFGVRQKPFGNWGVEFSNAGRRWWIDTYPSAHEAARAYDVAVWRAERPREHLNFPEIESRVEAEMLVPQGIKTKEITTKKKTTKKPLVVVNAGETDEEAMARFAREHPEYVQAELEHYWKREAEQKKKEDEAGPSTVIPIESSSEEDSTDFSEEEEEEEEEEGCNDSEKEEFWEQFRSSDDEE; this comes from the coding sequence ATGGCGCCTAAGAAGACGCTGAAGGGCAAGTCGGGCTTCTTCGGCGTGAGGCAGAAGCCCTTCGGTAACTGGGGAGTGGAGTTCTCCAATgccgggaggcgttggtggatcgaCACATACCCCTCCGCCCACGAGGCCGCGCGTGCCTACGACGTGGCGGTGTGGCGTGCCGAGAGGCCTCGGGAGCACCTCAACTTCCCAGAGATTGAGAGTCGGGTGGAAGCGGAGATGCTTGTGCCGCAGGGCATCAAGACGAAGGAGatcacgacgaagaagaagacgacgaagaagcCGTTGGTTGTCGTCAATGCCGGCGAGACAGACGAGGAGGCGATGGCGAGGTTTGCTCGGGAGCATCCGGAGTACGTCCAGGCCGAGCTGGAGCACTACTGGAAGCGTGAggcggagcagaagaagaaggaggacgaggccgGTCCCTCGACGGTGATCCCCATCGAGTCCTCTTCCGAGGAGGACTCGACAGActtctcggaggaggaggaggaggaggaggaggaggaggggtgcaaCGACTCGGAGAAGGAGGAGTTTTGGGAGCAGTTCCGCAGCTCCGACGATGAGGAATAG